The stretch of DNA CCGTTCGAGGAAGGCCTTCACCTTGCCGTCGATCTCCTCGCACAGCCGGCTGACCTGGCTCTTCGAGATGCCGCTCATGCCCATGGCCTTGACCAGGTCGTCGACCGAGCGCGTCGAGATGCCCTGGACATAGGCTTCCTGGATCACCGCCGTCAGCGCCTTCTCGGCCATGCGGCGCGGCTCCAGGAAGCCTGGGAAGTAGGATCCCTTCCTCAGCTTCGGGATGCGCAGCTCGACGGTGCCGGCCCGCGTCTCCCAGTCCCGGTCGCGATAGCCGTTGCGCTGGGCGGTTCGCAGTGGCGACTTCTCGCCCCAGGCGGCACCGGTTGCGGCGCCCACCTCCATCTCCATCAGCTTCTCGGCGGCAAAGCCGATCATCTCGCGCAGCAGATCGGCATCCGCGCTCTTCTCCACGAGCGCACGCAGGTTCATCATGTCGTCGGTCATCGGTGTTCCTTCCAGTGAGGACTTGGCTTCGACAACCAGACCCTACCGGAAAGCGCCGATGACCACCGTGCTACTCAGCTACACCACGTCTAGGGACGTCACCTCCAGTTCCTGCGGCGGCGGCTGATTCGAAAGCGTGGGTGGCGGCCCGACCCAGAGCGGTGATGTCTCGCGTAGCCCGGAGTCTTCGCGTGCGGAGGGCCTTCTGGCAAACCAACCCGGATTCTGCGCCAGCCAACGCACTACTGCATCGATCAGAGACGTCTGGAAGTGGAAGGCCGGCCGGTAGCCAGGAATCCAATCCTCGCCAAGCCCCTTGAGCACTGCACTGATGTTCTGGTGCTTGAACTCGATCGACTTTCGGGAGCGGTCGATCCGCTCTTGTAGTCGTCGGTTACATTCGGCCTTGCTATAGGACCGGCCGGCGACGTCGTCAGCGAGCATTGCGAAGTAATCCGCGACGATCAAATCGTTCTCTTCATCTGTCCAGGGCTCGTTTGCATCACATCAGACTAGAGGTGAGAAGCTACTGAGTCATCTACTGTTTCCATCGTACACTGAATTTGTCGTCGCAACCTCGCGCGTCGCCGTATTCTAATTTGCTAAATTCTTTTTATGCAAAGATCGTCCGATGAGTTTCCAACGCGAAAGCTTACGATGATGGCCGCCAATAGCGAATTGCCGGCACCTCTGCACCGATGGCGTTGAGAGCAAGTGAAAGGTTTTGATGCGTCCAATCCAGTTTCTTGTCGGCGGTCATCAAGCCCTCGTAATATGTACCATATACTGCGAAGCTCAAATCGATGAGATCGTTTCTTGCGCGGTCGAGCCGTTTCGGAGTTTGATTCCCGTTCTTGACCCACCAGAGCAGGTAAATGACGATCGCAAGCGAGTAGCGGTAGAGATAGGCTTGCGTTCTGAGTTCTTCGGGCGCCGGGCAGGTGGAATCCTGGTCACCCCCCGATAGCGTCTCCCATATCTGATCAGCGGCTCCGAAGATCGACGAGAACATCTCCGGCGTGTATCGCGTATTCCTCCTGATGATGCGAAGGTGCTGAGGCGTAAACATTTGCTCGGCCATCTCCGGCAACGAAACCAATATGTCGTGGGCACCTTCGAGCATTCCGGAAAGCGCATTTACAGCGCCGGACCAAAGTCGTTCTAACTGAGCGCGAACCCCGGGCTCGTCTCGGTCCGGCCCGTCCAAAATGGCGACCATTCCTCGAATCTGATGCGCCACGTCGGAGCGCTGCATTGAGGAGGTCATATTCGGGGTTCGAGGATCGATTTCCACGATTTCCTTTCCCGGTTTCAAGACGATGACCTGTTCCGGGAAGTCACCGATGACGGACATCCCAGCCACAATCGCTTCGATCGATTCCTGCTTGTACAGCTCGAACCAAACGAAGTCCGGTAGAACGGCAAAATTCGCGGCTGATGCATTGAGAAACAGCCTGAGATCCTCCGACTGCAGCATGCTGCTATCGATGACCAGGCGCCGCATTAGCTTCATCATCGCCGATGTCCCGAAGGACCGTGAGTTCGCTCGCGCTCGTCGGCGGCAGTGCCGACATCAACTTTGCCACGAGCGTGTCGGTCGACCTGGCCTCACATTCCCAAATGGTGAGTACCCGCCAACCCATCACTCGGAGCGCCGCTTCGTTTTCGCTATCACGCATGACGTTTCGCTCGAACTTCGCCGCCCAGAACTCGGCTCGCGTCCTGGGCGTCGTCGCCTTCTTGCAACCCGGATGCCGGTGCCAAAAGCAGCCATGCACGAAGATGGCCAAGTTGTGCTTCGGCAGCACGATGTCCGGCGAGCCCGGCAGGTCACGGCGCTGGACGCGAAAGCGATAACCAGATGCATGCAGGAGGCGCCGCACGGTCATTTCCGGTCCGGTATTCTTCTGCCGGACGGCACGCATGATGCGACTCCTGATCGGGTCTACTTCCAAGATCAGTCTCTCTCAAACGGTGTGAAGCGATCGATCACCATGAATCCCTCCTGAGATTCGCCGATCCCGTCGTCCTGCCCGAACGTCGCGGCAGCCGCAGACCGACCTCCGATCGATTTTCGTTTGGCCAACCGCTCCACGACCCGCAGCCTCAACTTAATAGTAGTTCTTTGAAACTGATGTCTTCTTGGACTCGTCGCCAGCGCTTATAGAATTGATTTCCATGGCTATCACTATCTCATATCCAGTCGCCGGTTACGATCCTCAGTCCGAATTGAAGGTCCACGCCGCACTAAAGGCGCTTTCGGACGACTGGCACATCATACATTCCGTGGCGTGGCTCGGCCCGCGAGGCAACCGGCTTGCCGATGGAGAGGCTGATTTCGTGCTCCTCCATCGATCCTTTGGCATCGTAGTATTGGAGGTGAAGGGCGGCGGTGTCGATCTCCGGAATGGCCGCTGGGTTTCCGAAGACCGTCATGGTCGAGTGAACGATATCAAAAACCCTTTCGAGCAGGCGACCACGTCGAAAGTGAACCTGCACAAGTGGCTGAGAGGCCGTTTGGGCCTATATGTCCCGACTTGCCACGCCGTCGTGTTTCCCGACATCACCTACTCGCTCGAACTCGGGCCCGCCGCACCGACCGAAATCGTCATCGACGGTCGAGGACTGTCGGATGTTCACATCTCCCTCGCACGCGTTCTCGACCATTGGCAACAGAAGGCGAGCTTGTCCGCGGCCGACACGACCAGAATCGTCGACGCGCTCGCTCCGACCGTTACAGTCAGACGGACGTTGGCCGATGCCGCTCACGACGCCGACGCCGGACTCCTGCAATTGACCCAAGGTC from Rhodoligotrophos sp. CJ14 encodes:
- a CDS encoding very short patch repair endonuclease, coding for MRAVRQKNTGPEMTVRRLLHASGYRFRVQRRDLPGSPDIVLPKHNLAIFVHGCFWHRHPGCKKATTPRTRAEFWAAKFERNVMRDSENEAALRVMGWRVLTIWECEARSTDTLVAKLMSALPPTSASELTVLRDIGDDEANAAPGHR